A genomic region of Alicyclobacillus sp. SO9 contains the following coding sequences:
- a CDS encoding DUF4829 domain-containing protein: MSSQSIRGTQNPFKQSVQYEVQVDVNYNAKYRKVITEGSGPQTRFIYLGRNKENDAWKIISIGTGP; the protein is encoded by the coding sequence ATCAGTAGTCAAAGTATCCGAGGCACACAAAATCCGTTTAAACAATCAGTACAATACGAAGTTCAAGTAGACGTAAATTACAACGCTAAATATCGCAAAGTCATTACCGAAGGCAGTGGACCGCAAACGAGATTTATTTACTTGGGGCGGAACAAAGAAAATGATGCTTGGAAGATCATTTCCATTGGAACTGGACCGTAA
- a CDS encoding VOC family protein → MVIEVTVQVRVSDFEKGFDWYRTLLRREADYAPHDGFAEWELIPGSWLQVAEGAPTEGNGPLRLGVTDLEAERNRVIDELAVEPFEIYSRQEVNVKWGTFSDPWGNRIGFFEYLDKAEEAQIIKRVRNR, encoded by the coding sequence ATGGTCATTGAGGTGACGGTACAGGTTCGAGTTTCGGATTTCGAAAAGGGTTTTGACTGGTATAGGACGTTGCTTAGGAGAGAAGCAGATTACGCTCCTCATGACGGTTTTGCGGAGTGGGAGTTGATTCCAGGCAGCTGGTTACAGGTTGCCGAAGGTGCACCCACAGAAGGGAATGGACCTCTTCGGCTCGGAGTAACGGACCTTGAAGCCGAACGAAATCGGGTGATAGATGAATTGGCGGTTGAACCATTTGAAATTTACTCCCGTCAGGAAGTAAATGTAAAATGGGGTACTTTTTCGGACCCGTGGGGAAATCGCATTGGTTTCTTTGAATATCTGGATAAAGCGGAAGAGGCACAAATCATTAAAAGAGTCCGCAACCGATAA